In one window of Vulpes vulpes isolate BD-2025 chromosome 1, VulVul3, whole genome shotgun sequence DNA:
- the TNK2 gene encoding activated CDC42 kinase 1 isoform X10, protein MPAARRFPGLELSFPLLARLRRRLYTRLGSSSMQPEEGTGWLLELLSEVQLQQYFLRLRDDLNVTRLSHFEYVKNEDLEKIGMGRPGQRRLWEAVKRRKAMCKRKSWMSKVFSGKRLEAEFPPHHSQSTFRKTSPTPGGPAGEGPLQSLTCLIGEKDLHLFEKLGDGSFGVVRRGEWDAPSGKTMSVAVKCLKPDVLSQPEAMDDFIREVNAMHSLDHRNLIRLYGVVLTPPMKMVTELAPLGSLLDRLRKHQGHFLLGTLSRYAVQVAEGMGYLESKRFIHRDLAARNLLLATRDLVKIGDFGLMRALPQNDDHYVMQEHRKVPFAWCAPESLKTRTFSHASDTWMFGVTLWEMFTYGQEPWIGLNGSQILHKIDKEGERLPRPEDCPQDVYNVMVQCWAHKPEDRPTFVALRDFLLEAQPTDMRALQDFEEPDKLHIQMNDVITVIEGRAENYWWRGQNTRTLCVGPFPRNVVTSVAGLSAQDISQPLQNSFIHTGHGDSDPRHCWGFPDKIDELYLGNPMDPPDLLSVELSTPRPTQHLGRLKREPPPRPPQPAIFAQKPTYDPVSEDQDPLSSDFKRLGLRKPALTRGLWLAKPSARVPGTKAGRGGGGEVTLIDFGEEPIVPTPRPCAPSLAQLAMDACSLLDKTPPQSPTRALPRPLHPTPVVDWDARPLPPPPAYDDVAQDEDDFEVCSINSTLVGAGVRTGPSQGETNYAFVPEQAQLLPPLEDNLFLPPQGGSKPPNSAQTAEIFQALQQECMRQLRVPAGSLSPPPGPAPAGEDKPQVPPRVPIPPRPTRPRGELSPAPSGEEEIGRWPGPASPPRVPPREPLSPQGSRTPSPLVPPGGSPLPPRLSSSPGKTMPTTQSFASDPKYATPQVIQAPGPRAGPCILPIVRDGKKVSSTHYYLLPERPPYLERYQRFLREAQSPEEPAPLPVPLLLPPPSTPAPAAPTATVRPMPQAAPDPKANFSTNNSNPGPRPPALRAAARLPQRGCPGDGPEAGRPADKVQMLQAMVHGVTTEECQAALQSHSWSVQRAAQYLKVEQLFGLGLRPRSECHKVLEMCDWNLEQAGCHLLGSCGPAHHK, encoded by the exons ATGCCCGCAGCTCGGCGGTTCCCTGGCCTAgagctctccttccctctcctggcCAGACTGCGGCGCCGCCTGTACACA aggctgggcagcagcagcaTGCAGCCGGAGGAGGGCACAGGctggctgctggagctgctgTCCGAGGTGCAGCTGCAACAGTACTTCCTGCGGCTCCGCGATGACCTCAATGTTACCCGCCTGTCCCACTTTGAGTATGTCAAGAATGAGGACCTGGAGAAGATTGGCATGGGCCGGCCTG GTCAGCGGCGGTTGTGGGAGGCTGTGAAGAGGAGAAAGGCCATGTGCAAACGCAAGTCTTGGATGAGCAAG GTGTTCAGTGGAAAGCGATTGGAGGCTGAGTTCCCCCCTCATCACTCTCAGAGCACCTTCCGGAAGACCTCACCCACCCCGGGGGGCCCAGCAGGGGAGGGACCCCTACAGAGCCTCACCTGCCTCATTGGGGAAAAGGACCTGCATCTATTCGAGAAGCTAGGAGATGGCTCCTTTGGCGTGGTGCGCAGGGGCGAGTGGGACGCCCCCTCGGGGAAGACG ATGAGTGTGGCTGTGAAGTGCCTGAAGCCTGAcgtgctgagccagccagaggccaTGGACGACTTCATCCGGGAGGTCAACGCCATGCACTCGCTTGACCATCGCAACCTCATTCGCCTCTATGGGGTGGTGCTCACGCCACCCATGAAGATG GTGACGGAGCTGGCGCCGCTAGGATCGTTGTTGGACCGGCTGCGCAAGCACCAGGGCCACTTCCTCCTGGGCACTCTGAGCCGCTACGCTGTGCAGGTGGCGGAGGGCATGGGCTACCTGGAGTCCAAGCGCTTTATTCACCGTGACCTGGCTGCCCGAAATCTGCTGTTGGCCACCCGTGACCTGGTCAAGATCGGGGACTTCGGGTTGATGCGTGCGCTACCCCAGAATGACGACCACTATGTCATGCAAGAGCATCGCAAGGTGCCCTTTGCCTG GTGTGCCCCTGAGAGCCTGAAGACGCGCACCTTCTCCCACGCCAGTGACACCTGGATGTTTGGAGTGACGTTGTGGGAGATGTTCACCTACGGCCAGGAGCCCTGGATCGGCCTCAATGGCAGTCAG ATTCTGCATAAGATTGACAAGGAGGGGGAGCGGCTGCCGCGGCCAGAGGACTGCCCCCAGGATGTCTACAACGTCATGGTCCAGTGCTGGGCCCACAAGCCAGAGGACAGACCCACGTTCGTGGCCCTGCGGGACTTCCTGCTGGAG gcccagcccaccGACATGCGTGCCCTTCAGGACTTTGAGGAACCTGACAAGCTGCACATCCAGATGAACGACGTCATCACCGTCATCGAGGGAAG GGCGGAGAACTACTGGTGGCGCGGCCAGAACACACGGACGCTGTGTGTGGGGCCCTTCCCTCGCAACGTGGTGACCTCCGTGGCTGGCCTGTCGGCCCAGGACATCAGTCAGCCGCTGCAGAACAGCTTCATCCACACAGGACATGGCGACAGCGACCCCCGCCACTGCTGGGGCTTCCCCGACAAGATTGACGA ACTGTACCTGGGAAACCCCATGGACCCTCCTGACCTGCTGAGCGTGGAACTGAGCACCCCCCGGCCCACCCAGCATCTAGGAAGGCTGAAAA GGGAGCCTCCACCTCGCCCACCTCAGCCTGCCATCTTCGCTCAGA AGCCAACCTACGATCCTGTGAGTGAGGACCAGGACCCCCTGTCCAGCGACTTCAAGAGGCTGGGCCTCCGGAAACCAGCCCTGACCCGTGGGCTGTGGCTTGCAAAGCCCTCCGCTCGGGTGCCCGGCACCAAGGCGGGTCGTGGCGGTGGGGGCGAGGTCACACTCATTGACTTTGGCGAGGAGCCCATCGTCCCCACCCCCCGGCCCTGCGCGCCCTCACTGGCACAGCTGGCCATGGACGCCTGTTCCTTACTGGACAAGACCCCGCCGCAGAGCCCCACGCgggccctgccccggcccctgcaCCCCACGCCCGTGGTGGACTGGGACGCGCGCCcgctgcccccgcctcctgcctaCGACGATGTGGCCCAGGATGAGGATGACTTCGAGGTCTGCTCCATCAACAGCACCCTGGTGGGTGCAGGGGTCCGCACTGGGCCCAGCCAGGGCGAAACCAATTACGCCTTTGTGCCTGAGCAGGCACAGCTGCTCCCTCCCCTGGAGGACAATCTGTTCCTCCCACCCCAGGGGGGGAGCAAGCCGCCCAACTCGGCCCAGACCGCAGAGATCTTCCAGGCGCTGCAGCAGGAGTGCATGCGGCAGCTGCGGGTCCCGGCTGGCTCCCTGAGCCCTCCTCCTGGCCCGGCCCCAGCGGGTGAGGACAAGCCCCAGGTGCCGCCCCGTGTGCCCATCCCCCCGAGGCCCACCCGCCCACGGGGCGAGCTGTCTCCAGCCCCCTCAGGTGAGGAGGAGATAGGGCGGTGGCCTGgacccgcctcccctccccgggtgcctccccgggagcccctgtCCCCTCAAGGCTCACGGACCCCTAGCCCCCTGGTTCCACCCGGCGGCTCCCCGCTGCCACCTCGGCTCTCCAGCTCACCTGGGAAGACCATGCCCACCACCCAGAGCTTCGCCTCCGACCCCAAGTACGCCACACCCCAAGTGATCCAGGCACCCGGCCCGCGGGCTGGTCCCTGCATCTTGCCCATTGTCCGCGACGGCAAGAAGGTCAGCAGCACCCACTACTACCTGCTGCCCGAGCGCCCACCCTACCTGGAACGCTATCAGCGCTTCCTGCGTGAGGCTCAGAGCCCTGAAGAGCCGGCCCCCCTGCCCGtgcccctgctgctgcccccGCCCAGCACCCCAGCTCCTGCTGCCCCCACTGCCACCGTTCGACCGATGCCCCAGGCCGCCCCCGACCCCAAGGCCAACTTCTCCACCAACAACAGTAATCCGGGGCCCCGGCCACCAGCCCTGCGGGCCGCTGCTCGGCTGCCAcagaggggctgccctggggacgGGCCGGAGGCTGGACGGCCGGCAGACAAGGTCCAGATG CTGCAGGCCATGGTGCATGGGGTGACCACAGAGGAGTGCCAGGCGGCCTTGCAGAGCCACAGCTGGAGCGTGCAGAGGGCTGCACAGTATCTGAAG GTGGAGCAGCTCTTTGGGTTGGGTCTGCGGCCGCGAAGCGAGTGCCACAAAGTGCTGGAGATGTGCGACTGGAACTTGGAGCAGGCTGGCTGCCACCTGCTGGGCTCCTGCGGCCCTGCCCACCACAAGTGA